In the Microvirgula aerodenitrificans DSM 15089 genome, one interval contains:
- a CDS encoding YceD family protein, translated as MSQPILINSLDFARERREISTRDIAVADLPRLADALASRDGVLSWSVSGHVDRLHRPTLRLKVSGDVMLACQRCLEPLPHRIDADTLITQFTDEERLEAACDEDEDLDGILAEEELDVLALIEDEVLLGLPLAPRHDDCRPDAIEKAKADKPNPFAVLAALKRKPD; from the coding sequence ATGTCTCAACCCATTTTGATCAATAGCCTCGACTTCGCCCGTGAACGGCGCGAAATCAGCACCCGCGATATCGCGGTGGCGGATCTGCCGCGTCTGGCCGATGCGCTGGCGAGCCGTGACGGCGTGCTGTCGTGGTCGGTGTCCGGTCATGTCGACCGGCTGCATCGCCCGACCTTGCGTCTGAAAGTCAGCGGAGACGTGATGCTGGCCTGCCAGCGTTGCCTGGAACCGCTGCCGCACCGGATCGACGCCGATACGCTGATTACCCAGTTTACCGACGAAGAACGGCTCGAAGCTGCTTGCGACGAGGATGAAGACCTCGACGGCATTCTGGCCGAGGAAGAACTCGACGTGCTGGCATTGATCGAAGATGAAGTTTTGCTGGGCTTGCCGCTCGCACCGCGCCACGACGACTGCCGTCCCGACGCGATCGAGAAGGCCAAGGCCGACAAACCCAACCCGTTTGCGGTGCTTGCTGCGCTGAAGCGCAAGCCCGACTGA
- a CDS encoding Maf family protein, with product MRLVLASTSRFRREILSRLGLPFEAIAPDCDETPLPGETAVATACRLARQKAESLRAACPDALIIGSDQVALLDGRQLGKPGTVAHAVDMLKQTRGRALTFHTALSLINTASGRVQEQVDITTVRMRDASDAQIAAYLAREPEAVHCAGGCMSEALGGALIERIESTDPNALVGLPLFALVTLLKNEGVEVL from the coding sequence ATGCGTTTGGTTCTTGCCTCCACCTCGCGTTTTCGCCGCGAGATCCTGTCCCGTCTCGGTCTGCCGTTCGAGGCCATCGCGCCCGATTGCGACGAGACGCCGCTGCCCGGCGAAACCGCCGTGGCGACCGCCTGCCGGCTGGCACGGCAGAAGGCCGAATCGCTGCGCGCCGCCTGTCCGGACGCACTGATCATCGGTTCGGACCAGGTCGCGCTGCTCGACGGTCGCCAGCTCGGCAAGCCGGGTACCGTCGCCCATGCGGTCGACATGCTGAAGCAGACCCGGGGCCGGGCGCTGACCTTTCATACCGCGCTGTCGCTGATCAACACTGCCAGCGGCCGGGTGCAGGAACAGGTCGACATCACGACCGTACGCATGCGCGACGCCAGCGACGCCCAGATTGCCGCCTATCTGGCGCGCGAACCGGAAGCGGTCCATTGCGCCGGCGGCTGCATGAGCGAGGCGCTCGGCGGCGCCCTGATCGAGCGCATCGAGTCGACCGACCCGAACGCCCTGGTCGGCCTGCCGCTGTTCGCGCTGGTCACCCTGCTGAAGAACGAAGGTGTCGAGGTTCTGTAA
- a CDS encoding SAM-dependent methyltransferase codes for MATLFLIPTPLGDLPVENWVIPAQRERIRHLTRFVVEAAKTARKHLKQLELDTPLQALALDELNEHTPADALERLIAPLEAGHDVGLLSEAGCPAVADPGANLVRLAHARGHTVEPLVGPSSILLSLMASGSQGQRFAFHGYLPVGEAERLAAIRALEKHSREADSAEIFIETPYRNPQLIDALLATLAPATQLTVACDLTLPTQTIVSRRAAEWPAIAAEFKKRPAIFVLYAGADRR; via the coding sequence ATGGCGACGCTATTCCTGATTCCGACCCCGCTTGGCGACCTGCCGGTGGAAAACTGGGTGATTCCGGCCCAGCGCGAGCGCATCCGCCACCTGACCCGTTTCGTGGTCGAAGCGGCCAAGACCGCGCGCAAGCACCTGAAGCAGCTTGAACTCGACACGCCACTGCAGGCGCTGGCACTGGACGAGCTGAACGAACACACCCCGGCTGACGCGCTGGAGCGGCTGATTGCACCGCTGGAAGCCGGCCATGACGTCGGCCTGCTGTCCGAGGCCGGCTGCCCGGCCGTCGCCGACCCGGGCGCGAACCTGGTCCGGCTCGCCCATGCCCGCGGCCACACCGTCGAACCGCTGGTCGGCCCGTCGTCGATCCTGCTGTCGCTGATGGCGTCCGGCAGCCAGGGTCAGCGTTTCGCCTTTCACGGCTATCTGCCGGTCGGCGAGGCCGAACGGCTGGCGGCGATCCGCGCGCTGGAGAAACACTCGCGCGAAGCCGACAGCGCCGAAATCTTCATCGAGACGCCGTACCGCAATCCGCAGCTGATCGACGCGTTGCTGGCGACACTGGCGCCGGCAACACAGCTGACGGTCGCCTGCGATCTGACGCTGCCGACGCAGACCATCGTCAGCCGCCGCGCGGCCGAGTGGCCGGCGATCGCCGCCGAGTTCAAGAAGCGCCCGGCGATCTTCGTGCTGTACGCCGGCGCAGACCGACGCTAA
- a CDS encoding THUMP domain-containing class I SAM-dependent RNA methyltransferase: MHLDRFFAPCPRGLEAVLSDELVALGAQDVAPTDGGVGFSGSFDTMMTVNLHSRIASRVLWRVGGGRYRDERDLYQLARQVDWPQYFDVSRTIKVKTDAVKSPVKSIDFVSLTIKDAVCDVFRERGGERPSVDTHTPDMRIHVFLSGSDAALYLDTSGEPLFKRGWRIATGDAPLRENLAAGILRLTGWTPDVPLLDPMCGSGTFLVEAAMIALDWAPGACRHFAFEKLSGFRPAAWQQITDAAIAREKQARPLPLFGIDRDPAALAAARQNLAHIQLDDCITLSDGDFLDSHAPAAGGVIVSNPPYGVRLDEMDRLALLYPQLGHWLKREMAGWTAYLLTADLRLAKMIRLSPSRRTPLRNGALDCRLFEFRMISGSNRPA, from the coding sequence ATGCATCTCGACCGCTTTTTCGCCCCTTGCCCGCGCGGGCTCGAGGCCGTGCTCTCCGACGAACTGGTCGCGCTGGGCGCGCAGGATGTCGCGCCGACCGACGGCGGAGTCGGTTTCAGCGGCAGTTTCGACACCATGATGACGGTCAACCTGCACTCGCGCATCGCCAGCCGCGTGCTGTGGCGCGTCGGTGGCGGCCGCTACCGTGACGAACGCGACCTGTACCAGCTGGCGCGCCAGGTCGACTGGCCGCAGTACTTCGACGTGTCGCGCACCATCAAGGTCAAGACCGATGCGGTGAAAAGCCCGGTCAAGAGCATCGACTTCGTGTCGCTGACCATCAAGGACGCCGTCTGTGACGTGTTCCGCGAACGCGGCGGCGAGCGGCCGAGTGTGGACACCCACACGCCGGACATGCGCATCCACGTCTTCCTGTCCGGCTCTGACGCTGCGCTGTACCTGGACACCTCCGGCGAGCCGCTGTTCAAGCGCGGCTGGCGCATCGCCACCGGTGACGCCCCGCTGCGCGAGAACCTGGCCGCCGGCATTCTGCGCCTGACCGGCTGGACCCCGGACGTCCCGCTGCTCGATCCGATGTGCGGCAGCGGCACCTTCCTGGTCGAAGCGGCGATGATTGCACTGGACTGGGCGCCGGGCGCCTGCCGCCACTTCGCCTTCGAAAAACTGTCCGGCTTCCGCCCGGCCGCCTGGCAGCAGATCACCGATGCTGCCATCGCCCGCGAAAAGCAGGCCCGGCCGCTGCCGCTGTTCGGCATCGACCGCGACCCGGCCGCACTGGCCGCCGCCCGGCAGAACCTGGCCCATATCCAGCTCGACGACTGCATCACGCTCAGCGACGGCGATTTCCTCGACAGCCATGCGCCGGCCGCCGGCGGCGTCATCGTCAGCAATCCGCCGTATGGCGTGCGGCTGGATGAAATGGACCGGCTGGCCCTGCTCTATCCGCAACTCGGCCACTGGCTGAAGCGCGAAATGGCCGGCTGGACCGCCTATCTGCTGACCGCCGACCTGCGACTGGCGAAGATGATCCGGCTGTCGCCGTCCCGGCGCACGCCGCTGCGCAATGGCGCGCTCGACTGCCGGCTGTTCGAATTCCGCATGATCTCGGGCAGCAACCGGCCGGCCTGA
- a CDS encoding C69 family dipeptidase: MSVRRFSCTVVVTALALAGLAQATLACTTIIAGKNATADGSILVARLEDYTFNNHAKHFVVVPRVEHKAGDMLSFDNGVRVPAPAVSQRYTAMRDWNGAQFGAGGQWSEFGSNEAGVVLSATNSTEQNERAAKAAPLVADGGGVVEAILPDLILPQARSAREAVALLGRYVETLGAGETNGIEIADASEAWLFEIGGGHQWIAVRVPDDGYLTIANGMRVHDVDLGDSRNVLASPGLAAFVSEHKLLDRVDPQRFNFAKAFGKIGDSYNVDREWLVQSRLTPSSKQPVRQAQYPFYTRADRKIDVATVASILRTADYAGTPLDKRKPAAGSTQRPIAVDRNVEAHIIQVRPDMPKELQVLSWQSMGNVRDAVFLPFYLGAMQSTPQVFRQGNDDFDSHSAWWTFRSVSSLANANPGKYRPLITGWRDRLEANLRAAQPATDAMLKSLYGQNRELAINYAQRLGNGTALYALDQARELRDTLMTDLTKSTELKYTPAELDKIKGL, translated from the coding sequence ATGTCCGTTCGCCGTTTCAGCTGCACCGTTGTCGTCACCGCACTGGCGCTTGCCGGTCTCGCGCAGGCCACGCTGGCCTGCACTACCATCATCGCCGGCAAGAACGCGACGGCCGACGGCTCAATCCTCGTCGCCCGCCTCGAGGACTACACCTTCAACAACCACGCCAAGCACTTCGTGGTGGTGCCCCGGGTCGAGCACAAGGCCGGCGACATGCTGTCGTTCGACAATGGCGTGCGCGTGCCGGCGCCGGCCGTATCGCAGCGCTATACCGCGATGCGCGACTGGAACGGTGCCCAGTTCGGCGCCGGCGGCCAGTGGAGCGAATTCGGCAGCAACGAAGCCGGCGTGGTGCTGTCCGCCACCAACAGCACCGAACAGAATGAGCGCGCGGCCAAAGCCGCACCGCTGGTCGCCGATGGCGGCGGCGTGGTCGAGGCCATCCTGCCCGACCTGATCCTGCCGCAGGCGCGCAGCGCCCGCGAGGCGGTCGCCCTGCTCGGCCGCTATGTCGAAACGCTCGGTGCCGGCGAAACCAACGGCATCGAAATCGCCGACGCCAGCGAGGCCTGGCTGTTCGAGATCGGCGGCGGCCACCAGTGGATTGCCGTCCGCGTGCCGGACGACGGCTATCTGACCATCGCCAATGGCATGCGCGTCCACGATGTCGACCTCGGCGACAGCCGCAACGTGCTGGCCAGCCCGGGGCTGGCGGCCTTCGTCAGCGAACACAAGCTGCTGGACCGGGTCGACCCGCAGCGCTTCAACTTCGCGAAAGCGTTCGGCAAGATCGGCGACAGCTATAACGTCGACCGCGAATGGCTGGTGCAATCGCGGCTGACGCCGTCGAGCAAACAGCCGGTGCGTCAGGCCCAGTATCCGTTCTATACCCGCGCCGACCGCAAGATCGACGTCGCGACCGTGGCCTCCATCCTGCGCACTGCCGACTATGCCGGCACACCGCTGGACAAGCGCAAGCCGGCGGCCGGCAGCACCCAGCGCCCGATCGCCGTCGACCGCAACGTCGAGGCGCACATCATCCAGGTCCGGCCGGACATGCCGAAGGAACTGCAGGTGTTGTCATGGCAGTCGATGGGCAATGTCCGCGATGCCGTGTTCCTGCCGTTCTACCTCGGCGCCATGCAGAGCACGCCGCAGGTGTTCCGTCAGGGCAATGACGACTTCGACTCGCATTCGGCCTGGTGGACCTTCCGCAGTGTGTCGTCGCTGGCCAATGCCAATCCGGGCAAGTACCGCCCGCTGATCACCGGCTGGCGCGACCGGCTGGAGGCCAACCTGCGCGCCGCCCAGCCCGCGACCGACGCGATGCTGAAATCGCTGTACGGCCAGAACCGCGAGCTGGCGATCAACTATGCGCAACGACTCGGCAACGGCACCGCCCTGTACGCGCTGGACCAGGCGCGCGAACTGCGCGACACGCTGATGACCGACCTGACCAAGTCCACCGAGCTGAAGTACACCCCGGCCGAGCTGGACAAGATCAAGGGCCTGTAA
- a CDS encoding MarC family protein encodes MEPTFVSATILLILITDPLGNIPLFLAALERVSPARRHRIIARECGIAFVVLLLFLFFGKPFLRVLHLTDESLKIAGGVVLFLIALRMIFPSPSGSLFGRTDGDSEPFIVPIAIPLIAGPSAMATVMLMATNDPSRMLEWSLAVAISIAVTYVVFLFAGQLQRRLGKPVITALERLMGLVLIAVSIEMLLSGLAAYWKNLN; translated from the coding sequence GTGGAACCCACTTTCGTCTCCGCCACCATCCTGCTGATCCTGATCACTGATCCGCTCGGCAACATCCCGCTGTTTCTGGCCGCGCTGGAGCGGGTGTCGCCGGCGCGACGCCACCGCATCATCGCCCGCGAGTGCGGCATCGCCTTTGTCGTGCTGTTGCTGTTCCTGTTTTTCGGCAAACCGTTCCTGCGCGTGCTGCACCTGACCGACGAGTCGCTGAAGATCGCCGGCGGTGTGGTGCTGTTCCTGATCGCGCTGCGCATGATCTTCCCGTCGCCGTCCGGCAGCCTGTTCGGCCGCACCGACGGCGACAGCGAGCCGTTCATCGTCCCGATCGCCATTCCGCTGATCGCCGGGCCGTCGGCCATGGCCACGGTCATGCTGATGGCGACCAACGATCCGTCGCGCATGCTGGAGTGGTCGCTTGCCGTCGCCATCAGCATTGCCGTCACCTATGTCGTGTTCCTGTTCGCCGGTCAGTTGCAGCGCCGGCTCGGCAAGCCGGTCATCACCGCACTAGAGCGGCTGATGGGCCTGGTGCTGATCGCGGTATCGATCGAGATGCTGCTGTCCGGTCTTGCCGCCTACTGGAAAAACCTGAACTGA
- a CDS encoding efflux RND transporter periplasmic adaptor subunit: protein MISRPHTTRLSAVLALALALTACGQKAPDARPAARPALTLSAVDVRRAQSGRVDDAVPVTGPISARMQTTLAAELEGTVTAIHVREGEAVKKGQLLAEIDPRTASLELDEKTAQLAANRARLDLARKKLQRQRELAAQGFISPNALDEFESDYRVNATQLAAQESILARARKSLADSRIVAPFDGVIYKRSAEVGQTLPKNGELFGLAALRDLEVAASVPARDIERIRLGQRASLTLDSGLRFDGRVTRINPVADSGTRSYTVFIAVDNRDGRIYPGQYARGRLVIASADATAILPLTAIRDRDGKAPWVMTLEGKRAVKRPVTIGLIDTIDGLAAVSGLPANAVAIYDHVLGVRPGDTVALIR, encoded by the coding sequence ATGATTTCGCGTCCGCACACCACACGACTGTCCGCCGTTCTGGCGCTGGCCCTCGCGCTGACCGCCTGCGGGCAAAAGGCCCCCGATGCCAGACCGGCGGCCCGACCGGCACTGACCCTGTCGGCCGTCGATGTCCGCCGCGCCCAGTCCGGTCGGGTCGACGATGCCGTGCCGGTTACCGGCCCGATCAGCGCCCGCATGCAGACCACCCTGGCCGCCGAGCTGGAGGGCACGGTCACCGCGATCCATGTCCGCGAAGGCGAGGCGGTGAAGAAGGGCCAGTTGCTGGCCGAGATCGACCCGCGCACCGCCAGCCTGGAACTGGACGAAAAGACCGCACAACTGGCCGCCAACCGCGCCCGGCTCGACCTGGCGCGCAAGAAACTCCAGCGCCAGCGCGAACTGGCGGCACAGGGTTTCATTTCTCCGAACGCACTCGATGAGTTCGAGAGCGATTACCGCGTCAACGCCACCCAGCTCGCCGCACAGGAAAGCATTCTGGCCCGTGCGCGCAAGTCACTGGCCGACAGCCGCATCGTTGCGCCGTTCGACGGCGTGATCTACAAGCGCAGCGCCGAGGTCGGCCAGACCCTGCCGAAAAACGGCGAGCTGTTCGGTCTGGCCGCGCTGCGCGATCTCGAAGTCGCCGCCAGCGTGCCGGCACGCGATATCGAGCGCATCCGCCTGGGCCAGCGCGCGTCGCTGACGCTGGACAGCGGGCTGCGCTTCGATGGCCGCGTCACCCGCATCAACCCGGTCGCCGACAGCGGCACCCGCAGCTATACGGTATTCATCGCCGTCGACAACCGCGACGGCCGCATCTATCCGGGCCAGTATGCGCGCGGACGGCTGGTGATCGCCTCGGCCGACGCCACCGCCATCCTGCCGCTGACCGCCATTCGTGACCGCGACGGCAAGGCGCCATGGGTGATGACGCTGGAGGGCAAGCGCGCGGTCAAGCGGCCGGTAACAATCGGCCTGATCGACACCATCGACGGGCTGGCTGCCGTCAGCGGCCTGCCGGCCAATGCGGTCGCCATCTACGACCACGTGCTCGGCGTCAGACCAGGCGACACCGTCGCCCTGATCCGCTAG
- a CDS encoding efflux RND transporter permease subunit, translated as MWLTRVSIRNPYLAAMVMLAITVLGLFAYNRLSVEEFPDIRFPIAVISTVYTGASPTVVESEVTRPIEEVVNTVSGVKHIRSYSFEGSSTVVVEFELSVDPVTALQDVRDKVSSIAGRFRREIDPPTVSQVDPNDNPVMTLAVSSTSADATTLSTLADQLIKKRLQQVIGVGSVNVIGQIKREIRIDIDPDRLRTFGLAASDVVDALAGDNKDVPAGRVSERGQDVSVRLDGKLRQVDDFNRVIITSRNGRAITLGDVATVRDGSADYQNLALINGKRALSIELTAARGANVVATADGVNKALTALRPQLPPGTEIKVLSNTAEQVRRSLANVRSTLIEGAILTVIIVWLFLGSWRSTVITGLTLPISLIGTLFAVAVSGFTLNVMTLMALSLSIGLLIDDAIVVRENIVRHANMGKDHYRAALEGTEEIGLAVLATTLTVVAVFLPVGFMSGIIGKFFQQFGLTVAVAVMISLFVSFTLDPMLSSVWPDPHHHGDKHRGGIIGRMLDWFENSLDRLSARYGAAIGWSLEHRKTTLAAALGLLVGSFLLVPVIGAEFVPKSDNDRFSISIKTAPGATLEYTEAKARDIETRLRKYPEVRDVYINVGGGFGEGRNQATLRVYTSPKHERKRSIFDLFPLVRADVQQIGGVQLENVAEEGGPGGGQKPVRIGVRGGDFSVLERVAGHLAERIAAVPNVTDVESSVQDRNPSYNYQVDRQAASTLGIDPARIGNTLAVLFSGQVATTWEAPDGENYDVRVQIPEARRDTALLDTLTVAATRRSDDGNAHMVPLSAVATRVPGTTPQRVERYDQAREVTVTANIIGGDAQAAYSAIQAILADTRLPAGYYTDFGGTQQDMADSFGYALQALAIGVIFIYMILCAQFRSFLQPVAIMMSLPLAFVGVFIALLLWRSTLNMFSVIGVIMLMGLAAKNGILLVDFINHARREGMDKVAAIREAGRVRLRPILMTSFAMIFGMLPLALAVDAGSEVRAPMAHAVIGGMVTSTLLTLIVVPVVYFYLDSLGAWVAGKLGGRRKQKAA; from the coding sequence ATGTGGTTGACCCGCGTCAGCATCCGCAATCCCTATCTGGCCGCCATGGTGATGCTGGCCATCACCGTGCTCGGCCTGTTCGCCTACAACCGGCTGTCGGTCGAGGAGTTTCCCGACATCCGCTTCCCGATCGCGGTCATCAGCACGGTCTACACCGGCGCGTCGCCGACGGTGGTCGAAAGTGAAGTCACCCGGCCGATCGAGGAGGTGGTCAACACCGTCAGCGGGGTCAAGCACATCCGCTCGTACTCGTTCGAGGGCAGCTCGACGGTGGTGGTGGAGTTCGAACTGTCGGTCGACCCGGTCACCGCGCTGCAGGACGTGCGCGACAAGGTGTCGAGCATCGCCGGGCGCTTTCGCCGCGAGATCGACCCGCCGACGGTCAGCCAGGTCGATCCGAACGACAATCCGGTCATGACGCTGGCCGTCTCGTCGACCAGTGCCGACGCCACCACGCTGTCAACGCTGGCCGACCAGCTGATCAAGAAGCGGCTGCAGCAGGTCATCGGCGTCGGTTCGGTCAACGTGATCGGCCAGATCAAGCGCGAGATCCGCATCGACATCGATCCGGACCGGCTGCGTACCTTCGGCCTGGCCGCCAGTGACGTAGTCGACGCGCTGGCCGGCGACAACAAGGATGTCCCGGCCGGCCGGGTCTCCGAACGAGGCCAGGACGTCAGCGTGCGTCTCGACGGCAAGCTGCGCCAGGTCGACGATTTCAACCGCGTGATCATCACCAGCCGCAATGGCCGCGCCATCACCCTCGGCGATGTCGCCACCGTGCGCGACGGCTCGGCCGACTACCAGAATCTGGCGCTGATCAACGGCAAGCGCGCGCTGTCGATCGAACTGACCGCCGCGCGCGGCGCCAACGTGGTCGCCACGGCGGACGGCGTCAACAAGGCCCTGACCGCGCTCCGTCCGCAACTGCCGCCCGGCACCGAGATCAAGGTGCTGTCGAACACCGCCGAGCAGGTGCGCCGCTCGCTGGCCAATGTGCGCTCGACGCTGATCGAGGGCGCGATCCTGACCGTGATCATCGTCTGGCTGTTCCTCGGCTCCTGGCGCAGCACGGTGATTACCGGCCTGACGCTGCCGATCTCGCTGATCGGCACGCTGTTCGCCGTCGCCGTCTCCGGCTTCACCCTCAACGTCATGACGCTGATGGCACTGTCGCTGTCGATCGGCCTGCTGATCGACGACGCCATCGTCGTGCGCGAGAACATCGTCCGCCACGCCAATATGGGCAAGGATCACTACCGCGCCGCGCTGGAAGGCACCGAGGAAATCGGCCTGGCGGTGCTGGCCACCACGCTGACCGTGGTCGCCGTGTTCCTGCCGGTCGGTTTCATGAGCGGCATCATCGGCAAGTTCTTCCAGCAGTTCGGCCTGACCGTCGCCGTGGCGGTGATGATCTCGCTGTTCGTCAGCTTCACCCTCGACCCGATGCTGTCGTCGGTCTGGCCCGATCCGCATCATCATGGCGACAAGCATCGCGGCGGCATCATCGGCCGCATGCTGGACTGGTTCGAGAACTCGCTCGACCGGCTGTCCGCCCGCTATGGCGCCGCCATCGGCTGGTCGCTGGAACACCGCAAGACCACACTGGCCGCCGCACTGGGACTGCTGGTCGGCAGCTTCCTGCTGGTGCCGGTGATCGGTGCCGAATTCGTGCCGAAGAGCGACAACGACCGCTTCAGCATCAGCATCAAGACCGCACCGGGCGCCACGCTCGAATACACCGAGGCCAAGGCGCGCGACATCGAGACCCGGCTGCGCAAGTACCCGGAAGTGCGCGACGTCTACATCAATGTCGGCGGTGGCTTCGGCGAGGGACGCAACCAGGCCACGCTGCGCGTGTACACCTCGCCGAAACACGAGCGCAAGCGCTCGATCTTCGACCTGTTCCCGCTGGTCCGCGCCGATGTGCAGCAGATCGGTGGCGTCCAGCTGGAGAACGTGGCCGAGGAAGGCGGGCCGGGCGGCGGGCAGAAACCGGTACGCATCGGCGTGCGCGGCGGCGACTTCAGCGTGCTCGAACGCGTGGCCGGCCACCTGGCCGAACGGATTGCCGCCGTGCCGAACGTGACCGACGTCGAAAGCAGCGTCCAGGACCGCAACCCGTCGTACAACTATCAGGTCGACCGCCAGGCGGCTTCGACGCTCGGCATCGATCCGGCCCGCATCGGCAATACACTGGCCGTGCTGTTCTCCGGCCAGGTTGCCACCACCTGGGAGGCGCCGGACGGGGAAAACTACGATGTCCGGGTGCAGATTCCCGAAGCCCGCCGCGACACGGCGCTGCTCGACACCCTGACCGTTGCCGCCACCCGGCGCAGCGACGACGGCAACGCCCACATGGTGCCGCTGTCGGCGGTGGCGACGCGGGTCCCGGGCACCACGCCGCAGCGGGTGGAACGCTACGACCAGGCGCGCGAGGTCACGGTGACCGCCAACATCATCGGCGGCGACGCGCAGGCCGCCTACTCGGCCATCCAGGCCATCCTGGCCGATACCCGGCTGCCGGCCGGTTATTACACCGACTTCGGCGGCACCCAGCAGGACATGGCCGACTCGTTCGGCTATGCACTGCAGGCGCTGGCCATCGGCGTGATCTTCATCTACATGATCCTGTGCGCGCAGTTCCGCAGCTTCCTGCAGCCGGTCGCGATCATGATGTCGCTGCCGCTGGCCTTTGTCGGCGTGTTCATCGCCCTGCTGCTGTGGCGCAGCACGCTGAACATGTTCTCGGTCATCGGCGTCATCATGCTGATGGGGCTGGCAGCCAAGAACGGCATCCTGCTGGTCGACTTCATCAATCATGCGCGCCGCGAGGGCATGGACAAGGTCGCGGCGATCCGCGAGGCCGGCCGGGTACGGCTGCGCCCGATCCTGATGACCAGTTTCGCCATGATCTTCGGCATGCTGCCGCTGGCACTGGCGGTCGACGCCGGCAGCGAAGTGCGCGCACCGATGGCGCATGCGGTGATCGGCGGCATGGTGACTTCGACCCTGCTGACACTGATCGTGGTACCGGTGGTCTACTTCTACCTGGACAGCCTCGGTGCCTGGGTCGCCGGCAAGCTGGGCGGCCGGCGAAAGCAGAAAGCGGCGTAA
- a CDS encoding SdiA-regulated domain-containing protein produces the protein MRPFALRLAGYSLLATALLTAAVFFAYIGVRYYKLDSQMYRWMSGEDARDTQWNRSDRQGGALGLTGYRMDIDARVVPGIDKNLSGLAFDTDHDRLIAVVNRPATLYTLDRNGEPTGRYPLRHGPDIEGVAYLGNNRVALLQERKNTLHIVTLPAQPGPIDMDKSKSLRLDLFPGSNAGFEGVGYDAGRDQLYLVKEHSPSKLYRIDGLHDADPAAMTLRLTDLSAWIDGSLPATDLSSVEFVPGLDHLLLLSDESYRLMELDRDGRPVSYLDLRSTPFPHARVPQAEGMAIGPDRTIYVVSEPNLFYRLTPPAVAGNGNAG, from the coding sequence ATGCGCCCCTTCGCCCTTCGCCTGGCCGGCTACAGCCTGCTCGCCACCGCCCTGCTGACCGCTGCGGTGTTCTTCGCCTACATCGGCGTGCGCTACTACAAGCTGGACAGCCAGATGTATCGCTGGATGTCGGGCGAGGACGCGCGCGATACGCAGTGGAACCGGTCCGACCGCCAGGGCGGCGCGCTCGGTCTGACCGGCTACCGGATGGATATCGACGCCCGCGTCGTCCCCGGCATCGACAAGAACCTGTCCGGGCTGGCCTTCGACACCGACCACGACCGGCTGATCGCCGTCGTCAACCGGCCGGCGACGCTGTACACGCTGGACCGCAACGGCGAACCGACCGGCCGCTACCCGCTGCGGCACGGGCCTGATATCGAAGGCGTCGCCTACCTCGGCAACAACCGGGTCGCCCTGCTGCAGGAACGGAAGAACACCCTGCATATCGTGACCCTGCCGGCGCAGCCGGGGCCGATCGACATGGACAAGTCGAAGTCGCTGCGGCTCGACCTGTTCCCCGGCAGCAATGCCGGCTTCGAGGGCGTCGGCTACGACGCCGGACGCGACCAGCTGTATCTGGTCAAGGAACACTCGCCAAGCAAGCTGTACCGCATCGACGGCCTGCACGACGCCGATCCGGCGGCCATGACCCTGCGTCTGACCGATCTCAGCGCCTGGATCGACGGCTCGCTGCCGGCAACCGACCTCTCCAGCGTCGAATTCGTGCCCGGGCTCGACCACCTGCTGCTGCTCAGCGACGAGTCGTACCGGCTGATGGAGCTGGACCGCGACGGCCGGCCGGTCAGTTACCTCGACCTGCGCAGCACGCCGTTCCCGCACGCACGGGTGCCGCAGGCCGAGGGCATGGCCATCGGCCCGGACCGGACCATCTACGTGGTCAGCGAGCCGAATCTGTTCTACCGGCTGACCCCGCCGGCAGTGGCCGGCAACGGCAATGCCGGATGA